Proteins encoded in a region of the Chryseobacterium piperi genome:
- a CDS encoding NTF2-like transpeptidase: MKKFSLLLICSLLLFTACKKDHVDATSTKTLQSSINDMASSLSTIKQIKFNEALYILKTFGVEAEGDVNELKALGQLINGKKVPEILTMADEVAQKNGIEWASTAPPSLGEMNIFGDEKAKESDPNDVKANSLSITTTPSADDGNGATAIQIIPRLVDNAGNPVSFTGAGLETTLEVFSNGVKLSTAKNLMIDNNFKGFNLRFSSLLASKVVDNKIDITVSVKTTAKTFKMSKIGLEVNPSALKVPAPPKIDSVTASQEPSAVVDPNNPTGVSTPPTTTEPAVTAPATPKQPAADPKNTVSKFLNNVSSQNLKAAFEASNNPNWGSYESFSNPTSGFGSVKNVSVKNITANAANANSSSVNATYDVTDKNGKVTSLKVTFGLKNVNGDWKISSYKINP, encoded by the coding sequence ATGAAAAAGTTTTCTCTTCTACTAATTTGCAGTTTATTGCTTTTCACAGCATGTAAGAAAGATCATGTAGATGCTACGAGTACAAAAACTTTGCAATCAAGTATCAACGATATGGCCTCCAGCCTTTCAACCATTAAACAAATTAAGTTTAATGAGGCACTCTATATCCTTAAGACTTTTGGAGTAGAGGCAGAAGGTGATGTCAATGAATTGAAAGCTCTAGGTCAGCTTATCAATGGAAAAAAAGTTCCTGAAATCTTAACAATGGCTGACGAAGTCGCTCAAAAAAATGGAATTGAATGGGCAAGTACGGCCCCTCCTTCATTAGGAGAAATGAATATTTTTGGAGACGAAAAAGCAAAAGAAAGTGACCCGAATGATGTTAAAGCCAATTCATTAAGTATTACGACTACCCCATCGGCAGACGATGGTAACGGAGCTACCGCTATTCAGATCATTCCGAGACTTGTTGATAATGCAGGAAATCCTGTTTCATTTACCGGTGCCGGCTTAGAAACCACGCTAGAAGTATTTAGTAATGGGGTAAAACTTTCTACCGCAAAAAATCTGATGATAGATAATAATTTTAAAGGGTTTAATTTAAGGTTTTCATCTCTTCTCGCTTCAAAAGTAGTTGATAACAAAATCGACATTACTGTTTCGGTAAAAACGACTGCAAAAACTTTCAAAATGTCTAAAATTGGACTAGAGGTTAACCCTTCTGCTTTGAAGGTTCCTGCTCCTCCTAAAATAGATTCTGTGACCGCAAGTCAGGAACCAAGTGCAGTAGTAGATCCTAATAATCCAACCGGGGTTTCTACTCCTCCTACAACCACAGAACCAGCAGTGACTGCTCCGGCAACACCAAAACAACCGGCAGCCGATCCTAAAAATACAGTAAGTAAATTTTTAAATAACGTCAGCTCACAAAATCTTAAAGCTGCATTTGAAGCATCAAACAATCCAAACTGGGGAAGCTATGAGTCTTTCTCTAATCCTACTTCCGGATTTGGATCTGTAAAAAATGTAAGTGTTAAAAACATTACTGCTAATGCGGCTAATGCCAATAGCTCAAGCGTCAATGCAACCTATGATGTAACTGACAAAAATGGAAAAGTAACTTCTTTGAAAGTAACTTTCGGACTTAAAAATGTAAACGGAGACTGGAAAATTTCCAGTTACAAAATCAACCCATAA
- the ribH gene encoding 6,7-dimethyl-8-ribityllumazine synthase → MATVNLSDYKPLNINNAEDFSIGIVFSEWNDFVTYNLRDAALEILKKEGVKDENIKLFTVPGAFELNYASMQLCKERKFDAVIAIGCIIRGETPHFDFVSSAVAQGIKDCNILTDTPTIFCVLTDDTKEQSIARSGGDLGNKGVEAAVTALTMIDFKKKLSDKKSNIGFGNS, encoded by the coding sequence ATGGCAACAGTTAATCTTTCGGATTACAAGCCACTTAATATAAACAATGCCGAAGATTTTTCTATCGGCATTGTTTTTTCTGAGTGGAATGATTTTGTAACCTACAATCTTCGTGATGCAGCTTTAGAAATCCTTAAAAAAGAAGGAGTAAAAGACGAAAACATAAAACTTTTTACCGTGCCTGGTGCATTTGAATTAAATTATGCGAGCATGCAGTTGTGTAAAGAGCGAAAATTTGATGCCGTGATTGCAATAGGATGCATCATTAGAGGAGAAACGCCTCACTTTGATTTTGTATCATCTGCAGTTGCACAGGGAATCAAAGATTGCAACATTTTAACCGATACACCAACCATCTTCTGTGTTCTTACAGACGATACAAAAGAGCAGTCTATTGCACGTAGTGGTGGTGATTTAGGCAATAAAGGAGTAGAGGCTGCCGTTACTGCATTAACGATGATTGATTTTAAAAAGAAATTATCAGATAAAAAAAGCAATATCGGTTTCGGAAACTCTTAA
- a CDS encoding adenine phosphoribosyltransferase produces the protein MASQELIHQLENTIENIPDFPIPGIQFKDISPIFLNPKLYEEVIEDLVKFSKGKVDAVCGIESRGYLFGIAIAVALEVPFILIRKKGKLPPPIISEKYDLEYGSAEIETREGQIKNGQRILIHDDLLATGGTTEAAAKLVEKQGAKVVQFSFLTALKDLNGDEKLKKFNAEIYHILEY, from the coding sequence ATGGCTTCACAAGAATTAATTCATCAACTAGAAAATACCATTGAAAATATCCCTGATTTTCCCATTCCGGGAATACAGTTTAAGGATATCTCTCCCATTTTCCTAAATCCTAAGCTGTATGAAGAGGTTATAGAAGATCTGGTGAAATTCAGTAAGGGAAAAGTAGATGCCGTTTGCGGGATTGAAAGCCGTGGATATCTTTTTGGAATAGCCATTGCCGTTGCTTTGGAAGTTCCATTTATCCTTATCAGAAAAAAAGGAAAGCTACCACCGCCAATTATTTCAGAAAAATATGACCTGGAATATGGAAGTGCGGAAATCGAAACCCGTGAAGGACAGATTAAAAACGGCCAGCGAATACTCATTCATGATGATTTACTTGCAACCGGAGGAACGACAGAAGCAGCTGCAAAACTTGTTGAAAAACAAGGGGCTAAAGTTGTCCAGTTTAGTTTTTTAACTGCCTTAAAGGATTTAAACGGTGATGAAAAATTAAAAAAATTCAATGCCGAGATCTATCATATTTTAGAATATTAA
- a CDS encoding YfgM family protein, with amino-acid sequence MAKLAKNAQKEQEGKETVEFFKDLDREALNTEKFLEKYSKPLGIVFGALILGVLGFFAYKQFVVAPQNAEAVKTFLAAQKNLTEGKDKEALGGKSAANPGFVGTYNDFSSTDIGKLAAYNAGLLKFKEGKFQEAYDLLDKFSSDNKTLMAMKYGAMADAQSGLNKNDDALALLDKAATASSDPYTTYYFTRKAGIVALGLKKNADAKKYFSTIDEKYQDYDNGMSDSYIEMTKYY; translated from the coding sequence ATGGCAAAACTTGCAAAGAATGCTCAAAAAGAGCAAGAAGGTAAAGAAACAGTAGAGTTTTTTAAGGACCTGGACAGAGAGGCTTTAAATACAGAAAAATTCCTTGAAAAATATTCAAAACCACTAGGTATTGTTTTTGGAGCTTTGATTTTAGGAGTTTTAGGATTTTTTGCTTACAAACAATTTGTTGTAGCTCCTCAAAATGCTGAAGCAGTAAAAACTTTCCTTGCCGCTCAAAAAAATCTTACTGAAGGTAAAGATAAAGAAGCGCTAGGTGGTAAATCTGCTGCAAACCCAGGTTTTGTAGGAACTTATAATGATTTCTCTTCTACAGATATTGGGAAGCTTGCTGCTTATAATGCAGGTTTACTAAAATTTAAAGAAGGAAAATTCCAAGAAGCTTATGATCTTTTAGATAAGTTTTCATCTGATAATAAGACATTAATGGCAATGAAGTATGGGGCTATGGCAGATGCTCAGTCAGGTCTTAATAAAAATGATGATGCCTTAGCTTTATTAGATAAAGCAGCAACTGCTTCATCAGATCCTTATACTACTTATTATTTTACAAGAAAAGCAGGTATTGTAGCATTAGGATTAAAGAAAAATGCAGATGCTAAAAAGTACTTCTCTACAATTGATGAAAAATATCAGGACTACGATAACGGAATGTCTGATTCTTATATTGAAATGACTAAATATTATTAA